Within Pseudomonas paeninsulae, the genomic segment TAAGCTCCACGTTACAGCTTGATGACGAAAATGTAATATTCAAGTCACCCTGGCGTAATGTTATTTATGAAAGTATGCCGTAGTGCGCACGGCTATACCGTGCGCACCCTTGAGCCAGCATACAAAAACCATATAAATAACACTGCCAAGTAGATGCCAGGAGTGACACATGAATAATAACAAATGGCTAAAACTATCGCTCGTCGCCTTGGGCGTGAGCGCTGGACAAGCCGCCATAGCCGATGAGCCAGAACCCGAAGGCTTCATCGAAGGGAGCAGCCTTACCATTCTCAACCGTAATCTCTACTTCAACCGGGACTTCCGTCATGGGCAGTCGAGTGCGACGGGGAACGGATACGCTGAAGAGTGGGCGCACGGGATCATTGGTCGATTCGAGTCAGGCTTCACTCAGGGCACCGTAGGCGTTGGAGTCGATGCCTTTGCCATGCTCGGGCTTAAACTCGACTCAGGGGGTGGTCGCTCAGGCGCTCGCAGCTCGGTCGACGTACTGCCCCACAACAGCGCTGGCCAACCTGAAGACGATTACTCGAAAGTTGGAGGCGCAGTCAAAGCCAGGTTCATGGATACCGTCGTCAAGGTCGGTGATGTATTTCCCACCACCCCAGTCGTGTATTACGGCGACAACCGCCTGCTACCTGAAAGCTTCCGTGGCGTGACGCTTGCCAATACCAGCATTGAAGGGCTCAGCCTGCAAGGCGGACGTCTGCATGCGATGAGCCAGCCCAACTCCAGCAGCATGCGAGATGGTTTCGCCACCTTCTACGCTGGCGCAGTCGATGCTCCCTGGGTTGCTTACTTTGGCGGTGATTACACACTGAATGACCATGTCGGCATCAGCCTGTATACCAGCCGCCTCAAAGATACGTGGAACCAACACTACGCAGGAAC encodes:
- a CDS encoding OprD family porin yields the protein MNNNKWLKLSLVALGVSAGQAAIADEPEPEGFIEGSSLTILNRNLYFNRDFRHGQSSATGNGYAEEWAHGIIGRFESGFTQGTVGVGVDAFAMLGLKLDSGGGRSGARSSVDVLPHNSAGQPEDDYSKVGGAVKARFMDTVVKVGDVFPTTPVVYYGDNRLLPESFRGVTLANTSIEGLSLQGGRLHAMSQPNSSSMRDGFATFYAGAVDAPWVAYFGGDYTLNDHVGISLYTSRLKDTWNQHYAGTTLSYPLSDGVTLIGGLNYYNAVDEGKKLLGSFDNNIWSGKAGVQFGAHAVTVSYQRSNGDDDFDYLRQSDSIFLDNSIQYSDFNSPQEKSWQARYDLSMESFGIPGLSFMTRYARGWDADYSNANAVYMRRDGNGNPLTNQKRWERDIEAKYVVQSGSFKDMSFRVRQATTRATDFESDLDEYRLIVEYPLEVL